From a region of the Macrobrachium nipponense isolate FS-2020 chromosome 3, ASM1510439v2, whole genome shotgun sequence genome:
- the LOC135221736 gene encoding succinate--hydroxymethylglutarate CoA-transferase-like isoform X2: MILGDLGADVIKVEHPTKGDETRHWGPPFVGTESCYFLSVNRNKKSIAVDLKKREGMCILQDLAKCSDVLVENFVPGSLDRLGLGYDALQEIAPHLIYCTISGYGSSGPYRKRPGYDVIAASFGGLLGVTGPEDGEPCKVGVAMTDLSTGLYAHGAIMAALLERQRTGCGQKIDCDLLSTQLSCMVNLASNYLNGGIEAKRWGTAHESIVPYQAFPTKDGYLTVGGGSNDQFSALCKRLNLNHLLQDNRYATNALRVKNRKSLVETLKETFVQKSTKEWLDILEGCSLPYGPVNSLSDTFSDPHVVHEQVVQTVSHPSAGSVKQVAPAVKFSESQNKIRSPPPILGQHTREVLSRILKYPSKKVEKLVEEGVVYSNESTETCVKSLPNV, from the coding sequence gTTGAACACCCCACCAAAGGAGATGAAACTCGGCATTGGGGACCTCCCTTTGTTGGAACAGAAAGCTGTTACTTTCTGAGTGTGAATCGTAATAAAAAGAGCATTGCAGTAGATCTTAAAAAACGAGAAGGTATGTGTATACTACAAGATTTGGCAAAATGTAGTGATGTTTTAGTAGAAAATTTTGTCCCTGGTTCCTTAGATCGGTTGGGTCTAGGTTATGATGCTTTGCAAGAAATAGCCCCACATTTGATCTACTGCACTATATCAGGGTATGGCTCATCTGGTCCTTATAGAAAGAGACCTGGCTATGATGTTATTGCTGCATCTTTTGGAGGCCTTCTGGGTGTGACAGGGCCTGAAGATGGAGAGCCTTGTAAAGTTGGTGTAGCCATGACAGATCTTTCTACTGGGTTGTATGCTCATGGTGCAATCATGGCAGCATTACTAGAAAGGCAGAGGACTGGCTGTGGCCAGAAAATTGATTGTGACTTACTGTCCACACAGTTGTCATGTATGGTTAATTTAGCTTCTAATTATTTGAATGGAGGTATTGAGGCAAAACGATGGGGCACTGCACATGAAAGTATAGTGCCCTATCAAGCCTTTCCAACAAAAGATGGATATTTAACAGTTGGTGGTGGTAGCAATGATCAGTTTTCTGCTTTGTGTAAGAGATTAAATCTTAACCACTTGTTGCAAGATAACCGATATGCCACAAATGCTCTTAGGGTGAAAAATCGAAAGTCGCTCGTTGAAACATTAAAAGAGACATTCGTACAAAAGTCAACTAAAGAATGGTTAGATATATTGGAAGGATGTTCCTTGCCATATGGGCCTGTGAATTCATTATCTGATACATTTTCTGACCCTCATGTTGTTCATGAACAGGTGGTTCAAACAGTAAGTCATCCTTCAGCTGGAAGTGTAAAACAAGTGGCCCCTGCAGTTAAATTCAGTGagtcacaaaataaaataaggagtCCTCCACCTATACTTGGTCAACACACACGGGAGGTATTATCCAGAATATTAAAGTACCCaagtaaaaaagttgaaaagttagtTGAAGAGGGTGTGGTATATAGCAATGAGAGTACAGAAACTTGTGTAAAATCCCTTCCCAATGTATAG